One window from the genome of Maridesulfovibrio ferrireducens encodes:
- the mobC gene encoding plasmid mobilization relaxosome protein MobC yields the protein MNNAKKTKHLSLRVSPQDKECILALADECGMSLADFVRVRLGQTRVRRTKIEREKLLHIACIGNNLNQLARWANTYKSSADSLLIISELTEIEREVKCI from the coding sequence ATGAATAATGCCAAAAAAACAAAACATCTCTCACTGCGAGTGAGTCCACAAGACAAGGAATGCATTCTTGCCCTAGCCGATGAATGCGGCATGAGTCTCGCTGATTTTGTGCGAGTTCGCCTCGGGCAAACCAGAGTGCGTCGCACTAAAATAGAAAGAGAAAAGCTGCTTCATATTGCCTGTATTGGTAACAATCTGAATCAGCTCGCCCGCTGGGCAAATACATATAAGAGCAGTGCCGATTCGCTTTTAATTATTTCCGAGCTGACTGAAATTGAGCGGGAGGTGAAATGTATATGA
- a CDS encoding bifunctional DNA primase/polymerase, which yields MLDYLHINKSSISRAALLYARSGISVFPCIDKRPCVSGGFNAASTDLDQINAWWQRFPDANIGSPTGANSFVLDIDPPHGEESLAFLESNNSRLPETLTQRTGSGGRHLFFSKPVGMDIRNSAGKIGLGLDIRGSGGYVILPPSIHKSGNSYQWITEVLPVDAPAWLIELIVQNSKSGSSVPNSLGKNIPYAQSLLNAKEGSRNDSLNKAAFQVGKDIASGKTGAESVNAIAEAALKTGLGSQEVQSTIQSGVQAGKKVVEESNPYSSLETAPWPIPAKNVFYGLAGEFAQFAVEQSEADPIAVLATFLCRFGVEIGHSPHMFAGEKQYGRINVVLVGQSSKARKGTSALPIRELFSFNEKQWIPAHTSQGPLSSGEGLIHAIRDPEHKFQVDKSTGVCESITTDPGVDDKRLFILDQEFAGALACTKREGNTLSTIIRTLFDGGTIEPLTKTSRLVATNPHVAITTHITLQELHARLDRVEIFNGFANRFLWLCVRRTKLIPFPEPLNVSMVKQFQDKLISLLKLSKSRSQMDFSPEAKKEWGDNYPFLAKERADLLGSVLNRSEAYVRRIALIYALLDGCESVELSHLRAALSLWDFCEQSAQFIFAGMETDSTCQKILEALEESGGRLDTSGLYKFFGNHISKKKMTVALNNLLASKNIRLDEMKPEGGGRPRKLFYLCE from the coding sequence ATGCTGGATTATCTTCATATAAATAAATCTAGTATAAGCCGTGCCGCTTTGCTGTACGCTCGCTCTGGAATTTCCGTCTTTCCATGCATTGATAAACGCCCCTGTGTTTCTGGCGGATTTAATGCTGCGAGCACAGATTTAGATCAAATCAATGCTTGGTGGCAGAGATTTCCTGATGCAAATATTGGAAGTCCTACTGGCGCAAATAGTTTTGTCTTAGATATTGATCCTCCGCATGGAGAGGAATCTCTAGCCTTCCTTGAAAGCAATAATTCTCGGTTACCTGAAACTTTGACCCAGCGAACCGGAAGTGGTGGAAGACATCTTTTCTTTTCCAAGCCGGTCGGAATGGATATTCGCAACTCTGCCGGTAAAATTGGATTGGGTCTCGATATTCGAGGTTCTGGCGGTTATGTCATTCTGCCACCTTCCATTCATAAATCAGGAAATAGCTATCAATGGATAACCGAAGTTTTACCCGTTGATGCTCCGGCTTGGCTGATCGAGTTGATTGTTCAAAATTCCAAGTCTGGATCATCCGTTCCAAATTCACTAGGTAAGAATATTCCTTATGCTCAGTCTTTATTGAATGCCAAAGAAGGCTCTCGGAACGATTCTCTTAACAAGGCAGCCTTTCAAGTTGGGAAAGACATAGCTTCGGGAAAGACCGGAGCAGAAAGCGTCAATGCTATTGCAGAGGCTGCTTTGAAAACAGGACTTGGTTCACAGGAAGTTCAGAGTACGATTCAAAGCGGTGTGCAGGCCGGGAAAAAAGTAGTTGAGGAAAGTAATCCATACTCAAGCCTTGAAACCGCTCCGTGGCCCATTCCTGCTAAGAATGTCTTTTATGGCTTGGCGGGGGAATTTGCACAATTTGCAGTCGAGCAATCTGAAGCCGATCCTATTGCTGTCCTAGCTACTTTCTTATGCCGCTTTGGCGTTGAGATCGGTCACTCTCCGCATATGTTTGCTGGGGAAAAGCAGTATGGCAGAATTAATGTTGTGCTGGTCGGCCAAAGTTCAAAGGCTCGAAAAGGCACATCCGCTTTGCCCATTCGTGAACTTTTCAGTTTCAATGAAAAGCAATGGATTCCCGCACACACTTCTCAAGGGCCGCTTTCCAGTGGGGAGGGTCTAATTCATGCCATTCGTGACCCAGAACATAAGTTTCAGGTGGATAAGAGTACTGGTGTTTGTGAATCCATTACGACAGATCCCGGTGTTGACGACAAACGGCTGTTTATTCTGGATCAGGAATTTGCTGGAGCTCTTGCCTGTACTAAAAGGGAAGGGAATACCCTTTCAACTATAATCCGTACATTGTTTGACGGTGGCACTATCGAGCCGCTGACCAAAACCAGCAGGCTGGTGGCCACAAATCCCCATGTAGCTATCACAACACATATCACGTTGCAGGAGCTGCACGCTCGTCTTGACCGAGTCGAGATATTTAACGGCTTTGCTAACCGATTTTTATGGCTCTGTGTTCGCAGAACAAAACTCATTCCATTCCCCGAGCCGCTCAACGTTTCGATGGTGAAACAATTTCAAGATAAGCTGATCTCCCTTCTAAAATTATCAAAGTCACGATCTCAGATGGATTTTAGTCCTGAAGCAAAAAAGGAGTGGGGAGACAACTATCCATTTCTTGCAAAAGAACGAGCTGATCTACTCGGCTCAGTGCTGAATCGGTCTGAAGCGTATGTCAGGCGCATAGCGTTAATTTATGCCCTGCTTGATGGATGTGAGAGTGTTGAACTTTCTCATCTAAGGGCTGCGCTTTCGCTTTGGGATTTTTGCGAACAGTCAGCGCAGTTCATTTTTGCGGGCATGGAAACAGATTCGACATGTCAGAAAATATTAGAAGCTTTGGAGGAGTCTGGCGGAAGATTGGACACTTCTGGGTTGTATAAGTTTTTTGGAAATCACATCTCGAAAAAGAAAATGACCGTTGCCCTGAATAACCTCCTTGCCAGCAAAAATATACGGCTTGATGAGATGAAGCCTGAAGGTGGCGGAAGACCTCGAAAATTATTTTATTTGTGCGAATAA
- a CDS encoding ABC transporter permease, producing MLDIAFKIASKIAWVGVVFIGITVISFWVIHLAPGSPTDMQTTMNPTATIETRQKLEKLYGLDKPLHVQYGRWISRMVRFDFGRSMSGDNRPVWERIKERLPLTFGMNVASLLLTLLIAVPIGVYSAWKQGGWFDRGMTVFVFIGFAVPGFWLALLLMLWLGIYYPILPISGLTSLDYAMLSPMGKFIDISRHLALPIFIYTFGSLAGMSRFMRSSMLEVLRQDYITTAKAKGLPMRTVLFKHALRNGLLPVITLLGLSIPGLIGGSVIIESIFALPGLGQLFYNAVMSRDYSLIMGSLVLGALLTLAGNLLADVAYGFADPRIRAGGKD from the coding sequence ATGCTGGATATTGCCTTTAAAATTGCTTCAAAAATAGCTTGGGTCGGTGTTGTCTTCATAGGCATCACTGTTATCAGCTTCTGGGTAATTCACCTTGCCCCCGGCTCGCCCACAGATATGCAGACCACCATGAACCCGACCGCTACAATCGAAACCCGCCAAAAACTTGAAAAACTTTACGGGCTGGATAAACCTCTGCACGTTCAATACGGCAGATGGATTTCACGTATGGTCCGTTTCGATTTCGGACGCTCAATGTCCGGCGACAACCGCCCTGTGTGGGAACGCATAAAAGAAAGACTGCCTCTCACCTTCGGCATGAATGTAGCTTCGCTGTTGCTGACGCTTTTGATAGCCGTACCTATAGGTGTGTACTCCGCGTGGAAACAAGGAGGCTGGTTCGACCGGGGAATGACGGTCTTTGTTTTCATAGGTTTTGCTGTGCCGGGCTTCTGGCTGGCACTTCTGCTCATGCTCTGGCTGGGCATCTATTACCCGATTCTGCCCATATCCGGCCTGACCTCACTGGATTATGCAATGCTTTCACCGATGGGTAAATTTATCGATATTTCGCGCCATCTGGCCCTTCCCATTTTTATATATACATTCGGCAGTCTGGCGGGAATGTCCCGTTTCATGCGTTCATCAATGCTGGAAGTTCTCCGGCAGGATTACATCACCACCGCCAAAGCTAAAGGGCTTCCCATGCGGACGGTGCTGTTCAAGCATGCCCTTCGCAACGGACTGCTTCCTGTTATTACTCTGCTGGGCCTTTCCATTCCCGGGCTTATCGGCGGCAGTGTTATCATTGAATCAATTTTCGCTTTGCCCGGACTGGGACAGCTTTTTTATAATGCGGTTATGTCGCGTGACTACTCATTAATTATGGGCAGCCTTGTACTCGGGGCACTGCTCACCCTTGCCGGAAACTTGCTGGCAGATGTGGCTTACGGTTTTGCCGACCCCCGTATTCGGGCCGGAGGTAAGGACTGA